The Juglans microcarpa x Juglans regia isolate MS1-56 chromosome 2S, Jm3101_v1.0, whole genome shotgun sequence genome has a window encoding:
- the LOC121251725 gene encoding exopolygalacturonase-like produces MGRTIALLLLLAYVANAQPGVFDISKYGGKSNGDITQAVTKAWQGACQTAGRSKVVIPKGIYRMGAVTFSGPCKGRIEFQIQGTVQAPGDRSYFKSGSWVNFLRIDGFTLSGGGTFDGKGKSVWGTRSCSGIKYCGDLPINIRFDFISNGLIQGITSLDSKQFHINLLGCKNVTFQRVNIIAPGNSPNTDGIHIGRSSGIRILDTKIATGDDCISIGDGSRDILVQRVTCGPGHGISIGSLGKYTNEEPVVGVKVFDCTMINTQNGVRIKTWPNSYSGTASDLHFENLLMKNVDNPIIIDQSYCPWSQCKAQIPSKIKISNVSFKNIKGTATTRGAVKLICSKAVPCQDVKVTDIDIRYQGKDGPATFQCTNVKPTLGGKQNPPPCSVK; encoded by the exons ATGGGAAGAACTATAGCACTGCTGTTGTTGTTAGCATATGTTGCCAATGCCCAACCTGGTGTTTTTGATATTAGCAAGTACGGTGGCAAGTCGAATGGAGATATCACCcag gctGTGACAAAAGCTTGGCAAGGAGCCTGCCAAACAGCGGGAAGGAGCAAAGTAGTGATTCCAAAAGGGATATACAGAATGGGGGCTGTAACATTTAGTGGACCGTGTAAGGGTAGGATCGAGTTTCAGATTCAAGGAACTGTACAAGCCCCAGGCGATCGCAGTTACTTCAAGTCGGGAAGTTGGGTCAATTTTTTACGCATTGACGGCTTCACTTTGTCTGGCGGTGGAACTTTTGATGGTAAAGGCAAAAGCGTATGGGGAACGCGATCGTGTTCCGGTATTAAATACTGCGGTGACCTTCCCATC AATATCAGGTTTGATTTCATCAGCAACGGACTGATTCAAGGCATAACATCTTTGGATAGCAAACAATTCCACATTAATTTGTTGGGTTGCAAAAATGTTACCTTCCAACGCGTAAATATCATAGCACCTGGAAATAGTCCCAACACTGATGGAATTCATATTGGGCGATCATCTGGAATCAGAATACTCGATACAAAGATTGCAACTGGTGATGATTGTATCTCCATTGGTGATGGCAGTCGGGATATACTTGTCCAAAGGGTAACTTGCGGACCTGGCCATGGAATCAGCATCGGAAGTCTTGGCAAGTACACGAATGAAGAACCTGTGGTTGGAGTCAAAGTTTTTGATTGCacaatgataaacacacaaaatgGCGTGAGAATCAAGACATGGCCTAATTCATATTCTGGCACTGCCTCTGATCTACATTTCGAGAATCTCCTCATGAAAAATGTCGACAATCCTATCATCATAGATCAATCATACTGCCCATGGAGCCAGTGCAAAGCACAA ATCCCCTCCAAGATCAAGATTAGCAACGTCAGTTTCAAGAACATAAAAGGTACAGCTACTACCAGGGGGGCAGTGAAGCTTATCTGCAGCAAGGCAGTACCATGTCAGGATGTGAAGGTCACTGACATAGACATCCGATACCAAGGAAAAGACGGTCCTGCTACTTTCCAATGTACTAATGTCAAACCAACCCTCGGTGGGAAACAAAATCCTCCTCCTTGTTCGGTTAAATAA
- the LOC121251729 gene encoding uncharacterized protein LOC121251729 codes for MSAAYSLNLWDLQHFMVLIKPSSHFLLLRNEALVFDFQPQDPENIYVALDVISGRAVPGIILMRKLKNLPTRKCWYVGSLPMDAVDIACNFNKSWETDLRVGQHDCRDYTNGLVEYLTGQKDVLECLRSSTSGLG; via the exons ATGTCTGCTGCCTACTCTCTCAATCTCTGGGATTTACAGCATTTTATGGTTCTCATCAAACCCTCCTCCCACTTCCTTCTTCTCAG aaatgag GCCTTGGTTTTTGACTTCCAACCTCAAGACCCTGAAAATATATACGTGGCTCTTGATGTTATATCCGGTAGAGCAGTACCAG GAATTATTCTTATGAGAAAGTTGAAAAATCTACCAACAAGGAAATGCTGGTATGTTGGATCTTTGCCAATGGATGCGGTAGATATAGCATGTAATTTCAACAAAAGCTGGGAAACTGATTTGAGGGTCGGTCAACATGACTGTCGAGATTATACCAATG GATTGGTCGAGTACCTCACTGGCCAAAAAGATGTCTTGGAGTGCTTGAGAAGCAGCACTAGTGGTCTGGGGTAA
- the LOC121253595 gene encoding F-box protein At3g07870-like: MESLPCELMILNIVSRLSVSFLVQFKSVCKDWRMLAQDPDLVNMHSTRIGESNPCLIFRCNYLIRNQLYFVKLPACINKKEKVKNLHVPFSTTMPEFDVVGSCNGLLCLSDPLFSDALYIHNPFSRNYQVLPKSIQYLNQELDFGFGFHPTTKEYKVIKFYCNYKILEIWVMKKYGAGESWNKKFRIGNYVPMGLEKDEDQYFEILKNISKRSALISKLGWQMVNESDNTWKRMLTEKYLNNSSFLNISHKPSYSWIWKGILKQKDFLKTSVYFQVNNGVSIKVWTDP, encoded by the exons ATGGAAAGTCTCCCATGCGAACTCATGATCCTGAATATAGTTTCACGGCTTTCTGTATCATTTTTAGTACAATTCAAGTCTGTATGCAAAGATTGGCGCATGTTAGCACAAGATCCTGATCTTGTTAATATGCACAGCACACGCATAGGTGAGAGCAATCCATGCCTCATCTTCCGCTGTAATTATCTAATCAGAAACCAGCTTTACTTTGTCAAGCTCCCTGCTTGCATCAACAAGAAGGAAAAGGTGAAAAACCTACATGTGCCTTTCTCTACTACGATGCCTGAGTTTGATGTTGTAGGCTCATGTAACGGTTTGCTCTGCTTATCTGATCCATTGTTTAGTGATGCACTCTACATACATAATCCATTCTCCAGGAATTACCAAGTGCTCCCTAAATCCATACAGTATTTGAATCAAGAGCTGGATTTTGGATTTGGGTTTCATCCCACAACCAAGGAATACAAGGTGATTAAGT TTTATTGCAACTACAAGATACTAGAGATATGGGTGATGAAAAAGTATGGTGCGGGTGAGTCTTGGAACAAGAAATTCCGTATAGGAAACTATGTGCCTATGGGACTTGAAAAGGATGAGGAccaatattttgagattttgaagaACATTTCGAAAAGAAG CGCTCTTATTAGCAAGCTAGGTTGGCAGATGGTCAATGAGAGTGACAACACTTGGAAGAGAATGCTCACTGAGAAATACTTGAATAATTCTTCCTTCTTAAATATCAGTCATAAACCCTCTTATTCTTGGATTTGGAAAGGGATCCTTAAGCAAAAGGATTTCCTGAAAACCAGTGTCTATTTTCAGGTCAACAATGGAGTGAGTATTAAAGTTTGGACTGACCCCTAG
- the LOC121251723 gene encoding major latex allergen Hev b 5-like yields the protein MATVVVVSAKTALPEDTAHEESLLKAQEITTSVKEEVVTAPPAPESTPEEPKGAEETVAVSEPTEAVSEAVAAPEPEAPANSETKEVAEETKVVIEKPTVGKTEEETPKETQEPVPEETKEASDSGEAPAPEPKPETEAEVPKEEVVKEEEKPVEGEEKVGTEEAPVEKAE from the exons ATGGCTACTGTTGTG GTTGTATCAGCAAAGACAGCCCTCCCAGAGGACACGGCTCACGAGGAATCGCTACTCAAGGCTCAGGAGATCACTACCAGTGTCAAAGAAGAGGTGGTGACTGCACCACCTGCACCTGAGTCCACCCCAGAGGAGCCGAAGGGAGCAGAAGAGACTGTGGCCGTATCTGAGCCAACCGAGGCAGTTTCTGAGGCAGTCGCGGCTCCAGAACCTGAAGCCCCAGCCAACAGTGAGACAAAGGAGGTTGCAGAAGAGACCAAGGTTGTGATTGAGAAGCCAACAGTTGGGAAGACCGAAGAGGAGACCCCGAAGGAAACACAAGAGCCTGTTCCTGAGGAGACCAAAGAAGCAAGTGATTCTGGTGAGGCTCCAGCACCGGAACCAAAACCAGAAACAGAGGCTGAAGTTCCAAAGGAGGAGGTTGTTAAGGAAGAAGAGAAGCCAGTTGAAGGTGAGGAGAAAGTTGGCACAGAAGAAGCACCAGTGGAGAAGGCTGAGTAA